The genomic stretch TATTCTCTAGAATGTTTCGAAAGCGAGTCTTTGCCGGACAAAAGAGGCCTTACACCAGCGTACTTTGAACGTATGTCCGTTTCGTTGCATGGTTGAGTAAAATAGTGGTTATACAGGTTCAATAGGTAAGCTTGTTCTCCTTTGGAAACCTCAACTGTTTCGTTCAGCGTGTGCTTCACTTCTGTCGTGCCAAGCAATGTTTGTGATTTGTACGGCAACACGAATACCACCCTTGATTCTCCGGGTACTTCAAGTAGATGGCCAAATTTGCTTATGGGGGGCAGGAGTAAATGACTCCCTCGCACTAAGTCTAAGTGTTCATCGTGAGGCAGGTGAGAATCTTCAAGGAGCTGCTCACTCCAAGGGCCGGCGACATTGATGATGGTGTCGAATTCAAATGAGCCTTGAAAAGTGCTCAGTGTGCCATGTGCTGTAATGCGATTGACTGGATGCTGGGTGTGGATGCTTACCCCTAATTCACGGCAGCGCTCTGCAACCCAAAGCCCGAGCGCTTGGTCATCCATTTGACCATCGTGAAATAAGTAAGCACCCTTTAAATTTTGTTGATTTAGGTAT from Pseudoalteromonas xiamenensis encodes the following:
- a CDS encoding glycerol-3-phosphate dehydrogenase/oxidase yields the protein MEKVAIIGGGINGLCTAWKLAEAGFKVTLFERGELMQQTSAASSKLLHGGIRYLENFEFRLVREALEERKWWLENVPNLTRRLPILYPIYPHTRARWKMKIGMTLYDFLAGKKGIGRHRWLTPRQVKRCSPYLNQQNLKGAYLFHDGQMDDQALGLWVAERCRELGVSIHTQHPVNRITAHGTLSTFQGSFEFDTIINVAGPWSEQLLEDSHLPHDEHLDLVRGSHLLLPPISKFGHLLEVPGESRVVFVLPYKSQTLLGTTEVKHTLNETVEVSKGEQAYLLNLYNHYFTQPCNETDIRSKYAGVRPLLSGKDSLSKHSREYKITRNERLITVFGGKWTTARALGLAVLNQLRK